From a region of the Odontesthes bonariensis isolate fOdoBon6 chromosome 4, fOdoBon6.hap1, whole genome shotgun sequence genome:
- the LOC142379465 gene encoding uncharacterized protein LOC142379465, translated as MDQSLPEPDEQMLSAAEEEEEVSVTTILENLIVTPNDVPASIPHTHPADPADPAHPADPADPADPADPADPADPAHPADPADPADPADPADPADPADPADPADPAHPADPAHPADPADLAGVCEDSEDSDSDSSSSSSSSSPLTVPMFEDDNDDEGFSQPAPVRTRDEVLLEELPAVEEVCVTLPEEAELQPAGTVSSVVQQLVIIQSLKDAPPLNEDSIIFRADRLAVGKVFEVFGPVSSPLYILRFNSVDQISSKGLTDGQTLYYAPAIKEYTAYILTQQLKLLKGSDASWKNDQEPPEEALDFSDDEKEQEAKRKVKNARKKKENSNADNPSHITQSTMKQPRHNVQDVPRRHAGPRAWPQDPRHTHPPYTPTYPPPRHTDVPPMYLPPPCPYPPPPQHFPPPSFALYSPPPPPPPPSFFNPAFSSPFWPPNSVPFSVFPQHHPPPPPPPPPPPPPPQ; from the exons ATGGACCAAAGCCTCCCGGAACCAGATGAGCAGATGCtgtcagcagcagaggaggaggaggaggtctcAGTGACAACAATTTTAGAAAATCTGATCGTGACACCCAACGATGTCCCAGCATCAATCCCACACACACATCCAGCTGATCCAGCAGATCCAGCACatccagcagatccagcagatcCAGCTGatccagcagatccagcagatccagcagatcCAGCACATCCAGCTGATCCAGCAGATCCAGCTGatccagcagatccagcagatcCAGCTGatccagcagatccagcagatccagcagatcCAGCACATCCAGCTGATCCAGCACatccagcagatccagcagatcTAGCTGGTGTGTGTGAGGACTCTGAGGACTCGGACAG TGATagttcttcttcctcctcctcttcctcacctcTCACTGTGCCCATGTTTGAGGACGATAATGATGACGAAGGCTTCAGCCAACCAGCCCCTGTCAGAACTCGAGATGAAGTCTTACTGGAG GAGCTTCCAGCTGTGGAGGAAGTGTGTGTGACGTTACCAGAAGAAGCAGAGCTGCAGCCAGCAGGGACAGTCTCCAGTGTTGTCCAGCAGCTGG TGATCATCCAGTCGCTGAAGGACGCGCCTCCTCTGAACGAGGACAGCATCATCTTCAGGGCCGACCGGCTGGCTGTGGGAAAG GTGTTTGAGGTGTTCGGCCCCGTGTCCAGTCCTCTGTACATTCTGCGTTTTAACTCTGTGGACCAGATCAGCAGCAAGGGGCTTACGGACGGACAGACGCTTTATTACGCCCCGGCCATTAAAGAATACACAGCGTACATCCTCACACAGCAGCTGAAACT tttgaaAGGATCTGATGCATCGTGGAAGAATGACCAAGAACCACCAGAAGAG GCTTTAGATTTTAGTGATGACGAAAAAGAGCAGGAAGCCAAGAGGAAAGTGAAGAACGCCAGAAAGAAGAAGGAGAACAGCAATGCAG ATAATCCGTCTCATATCACTCAGAGTACTATGAAGCAACCAAGGCATAATGTTCAGGATGTCCCACGAAGACACGCTGGGCCTCGAGCCTGGCCCCAGGACCCCAGGCACACCCACCCACCATACACACCCACATACCCACCTCCCAGACACACAGATGTCCCTCCCATGTACCTCCCTCCTCCCTGCCCATATCCTCCTCCCCCTCAGCACTTCCCCCCACCCAGCTTCGCTCTCtactcccctcctcctcctcctcctcctccatctttcTTCAATCCAGCTTTCTCCTCTCCTTTCTGGCCCCCAAACTCTGTCCCTTTCTCCGTCTTCCCTCAGCatcaccctcctcctcctcctcctcctcctccacctcctcctccacctcagtGA